A genomic segment from Streptomyces antibioticus encodes:
- a CDS encoding cupin domain-containing protein: MMEVKTLDKPDERRDFPRGHIEAVHMTGLDFAVATFEPGWRWSESIAPIAGTESCTVHHNGYVVSGRMQVRMDDGGESEVGPGDVFVIPPGHDAWVVGDEQCVVYDFAGTMAKEYAKAKDD, from the coding sequence ATGATGGAAGTGAAGACGCTCGACAAGCCGGACGAGCGGCGTGATTTCCCCCGCGGGCACATCGAGGCCGTCCACATGACGGGGCTCGACTTCGCCGTGGCCACCTTCGAACCGGGATGGCGCTGGTCCGAGTCCATCGCCCCGATCGCGGGCACCGAGAGCTGTACGGTCCACCACAACGGCTATGTGGTCTCCGGCCGGATGCAGGTCCGTATGGACGACGGCGGTGAGAGCGAAGTGGGCCCCGGGGACGTCTTCGTGATCCCGCCCGGCCATGACGCCTGGGTCGTGGGCGACGAGCAGTGCGTGGTCTACGATTTCGCCGGCACCATGGCCAAGGAGTACGCGAAGGCCAAGGACGACTGA
- a CDS encoding AAA family ATPase, with product MFTSVDDVSARLAETGYLASPAVATTVFLADRLGKPLLVEGPAGVGKTELAKAVAQVAGARLVRLQCYEGVDESRALYEWNHAKQLLRISAGRDESWDETRTDVFSEEFLLPRPLLTAIRGEEPTVLLIDETDKADVEMEGLLLEVLSDFQVTVPELGTITATRRPFVVLTSNAGRELSEALRRRCLFLHIGFPEEELERQIVRLKVPGIDAALAESVVRVVGALRAMDLRKVPSVAETIDWARTLLALGAGTLDETVVRQTLGVILKHQEDVQKAGAKLDLDAV from the coding sequence TTGTTCACGTCCGTCGACGATGTCTCCGCCCGGCTCGCCGAGACGGGCTATCTGGCCTCCCCCGCCGTCGCCACGACCGTCTTCCTCGCCGACCGGCTCGGCAAGCCGCTCCTGGTGGAGGGCCCGGCCGGGGTCGGCAAGACGGAACTCGCCAAGGCCGTCGCCCAGGTGGCCGGGGCCCGGCTGGTGCGCCTCCAGTGCTACGAGGGCGTCGACGAGTCCCGGGCGCTGTACGAGTGGAACCACGCCAAGCAGTTGCTGCGGATCAGCGCAGGCCGCGACGAGAGCTGGGACGAGACCCGCACGGACGTCTTCAGCGAGGAGTTCCTGCTCCCCCGCCCGCTGCTCACCGCGATCCGCGGCGAGGAGCCGACGGTCCTGCTGATCGACGAGACCGACAAGGCGGACGTCGAGATGGAGGGCCTGCTCCTGGAGGTGCTCAGCGACTTCCAGGTCACCGTGCCGGAGCTGGGCACGATCACCGCGACCCGCCGCCCGTTCGTCGTCCTCACCTCCAACGCAGGGCGTGAGCTGTCGGAGGCTCTGCGCCGCCGCTGTCTGTTCCTCCACATCGGCTTCCCCGAGGAGGAGTTGGAGCGCCAAATCGTCCGGCTCAAGGTGCCCGGCATCGACGCGGCGCTCGCCGAGTCGGTGGTCCGGGTGGTGGGCGCGCTGCGCGCGATGGACCTGCGCAAGGTGCCCTCGGTGGCCGAGACGATCGACTGGGCGCGCACCCTCCTCGCCCTGGGCGCCGGCACCCTGGACGAGACCGTCGTACGGCAGACCCTGGGCGTGATCCTCAAGCATCAGGAGGACGTCCAGAAGGCCGGGGCGAAGCTCGACCTGGACGCGGTGTGA
- a CDS encoding vWA domain-containing protein, with amino-acid sequence MSAPDTADRLVGLVAALRAHGVRIGTGETVDAAEAAAVLGFADRGLLREGLAATLLHSPGQRRLFDTVFDLYFPHGVGAPEERSGGRDALRDRLARALADDDRAALARLAIEAVDGFGGYGSSPGSDGFSSYQTLERLRPQTLLARVRDDIRARGEGGGFADRLLEDEIRRRIEAFRTLVATEARRRVAERRGRDEIARRAVAPTADRVDFLYAGKDRLAELRRTVQPLARKLATRMAARRRRAARGTIDLRRTLRGSLSTGGVPMRPVLRRRRPSRPELVLLCDVSGSVAGFSDFTMLLVQALHDQFAKVRVFAFVNRVDEVTGFLRHGAADPAGLGALIQAEARLTAYHGSSDYGLALGEFTERYGTAVGPRTTVFVLGDARTNMSDPNLAALRRIGEQARRVYWLNPEPRSLWGTGDSAAPEYAELVAMHECRNAHQLGALIGRLLPV; translated from the coding sequence GTGAGCGCGCCGGACACCGCGGACCGGCTGGTCGGCCTCGTCGCCGCGCTGCGCGCGCACGGGGTGCGGATCGGCACCGGTGAGACGGTCGACGCGGCCGAGGCGGCGGCGGTGCTGGGGTTCGCGGACCGGGGGCTGCTGCGCGAGGGACTGGCCGCGACCCTGCTGCACTCCCCCGGCCAGCGGCGGCTGTTCGACACGGTCTTCGACCTGTACTTCCCGCACGGCGTGGGCGCGCCCGAGGAGCGGTCCGGTGGCCGGGACGCCCTGCGCGACCGGCTGGCCCGGGCACTGGCCGACGACGACCGGGCGGCGCTGGCCCGGCTGGCGATCGAGGCGGTGGACGGGTTCGGCGGGTACGGGAGTTCGCCGGGGTCGGACGGCTTCTCGTCGTACCAGACCCTGGAACGGCTGCGGCCGCAGACGCTGTTGGCGCGGGTGCGGGACGACATCCGGGCGCGCGGCGAGGGCGGCGGCTTCGCCGACCGGCTCCTGGAGGACGAGATCCGGCGCCGTATCGAGGCGTTCCGCACCCTGGTGGCGACGGAGGCGCGGCGCCGGGTCGCCGAGCGGCGGGGGCGGGACGAGATCGCGCGGCGCGCGGTGGCGCCGACGGCGGACCGGGTGGACTTCCTGTACGCCGGGAAGGACCGGCTGGCCGAACTGCGGCGGACCGTGCAGCCGTTGGCGCGCAAGCTGGCCACGCGGATGGCCGCGCGGCGGCGCCGGGCGGCGCGCGGCACCATCGATCTGCGCCGGACGCTGCGCGGTTCACTGTCCACGGGCGGGGTGCCGATGCGGCCGGTGCTGCGCCGACGCCGCCCGTCGCGTCCCGAACTGGTGCTGCTGTGCGATGTGTCGGGCTCGGTGGCGGGTTTCTCGGACTTCACGATGCTGCTGGTGCAGGCGCTGCACGACCAGTTCGCCAAGGTGCGGGTCTTCGCGTTCGTCAACCGGGTCGACGAGGTGACCGGCTTCCTGCGGCACGGCGCCGCCGACCCGGCGGGTCTGGGCGCCCTGATCCAGGCTGAGGCACGGCTGACGGCGTATCACGGCAGCAGCGACTACGGCCTGGCGCTCGGCGAGTTCACGGAGCGATACGGGACCGCGGTGGGCCCGCGCACGACGGTGTTCGTGCTGGGGGACGCCCGGACGAACATGAGCGACCCGAATCTGGCGGCCCTGCGCCGGATCGGTGAACAGGCCCGCCGTGTGTACTGGTTGAACCCGGAGCCGCGGTCCCTGTGGGGCACGGGCGATTCGGCCGCACCGGAGTACGCCGAGCTGGTCGCGATGCACGAGTGCCGCAACGCCCACCAACTCGGCGCGCTGATCGGCCGGTTGCTTCCGGTGTGA